A stretch of the Aminipila terrae genome encodes the following:
- a CDS encoding glutamate synthase central domain-containing protein gives MKHVHQPDLKITGSLYDKNFEHDNCGIGAVVNIKGIKSHKTVEDALTIVEKLEHRAGKDSTGETGDGVGILTQIPHSYFIKHVKNIEFPSNGDFAVGMFFLPQQELLRNQIKKRFEVIIEKEGLNFLGWREVPTRNDVLGNRALECKPAIYQAFVGRPRNLKPGIEFDRKLYVARRIFENSNDNESNDTYVCSLSSRTIVYKGMFLVKQLRMFYLDLQEKDYISAIAIVHSRFSTNTMPSWEKAHPNRYIVHNGEINTIRGNVNKMLSREENMHSDALGQDFYRVLPVVPKWGSDSAMLDNTLEFLYMSGMDFPKAVMLCIPEPWCNDRNMRQKKKDFYLYHGTMMEPWDGPASIVFSDGDIVGAVLDRNGLRPSRYYITKDGNLILSSEVGVLDILPEEIEVKERLRPGRMLLVDTKSGKLINDKDLKDYYAGSQPYGEWLENNLVHLKELQIPNQRVPFYKNQELAKMQKAFGYSYEDVIDYLKPMALTGNEPVIAMGADTPLAALSEKHPPLFNYFKQLFAQVTNPPIDAIREEIVTSTYSYLGKDGNLLNDVPENCRLLSVRNPILTNTDLLKIKNMKAEGFKVATVSINYYKGTSLEKAVNNVFIQIDRALKDGANIIILSDRDVDEFSVPIPSLLAVSAVQQYLVRNRKRMSLSLVLESGEPREVHHFATLLGYGASAINPYLAQDTIKQMIEDNILEKDYYAAVNDYAEGILHGIVKIASKMGISTIQSYQGSQIFEAVGISKEVINKYFTNTVSRVGGITLKEIEEQINTRHSRAFDPLGLNQDYVLDSLGDIKYEAEKKSTYITLKRFIYFRWRRELVITSCLKNIPE, from the coding sequence ATGAAACATGTACATCAACCAGATTTGAAAATAACAGGAAGTTTATATGATAAAAATTTTGAACATGACAATTGCGGTATTGGAGCTGTTGTAAACATAAAGGGAATAAAATCTCATAAAACAGTAGAGGATGCACTGACAATAGTTGAAAAACTTGAGCACAGAGCAGGTAAGGATTCCACAGGAGAAACCGGAGATGGTGTGGGAATTCTGACGCAAATTCCTCACAGCTATTTTATTAAACACGTAAAGAATATTGAATTTCCTTCCAATGGAGATTTTGCTGTGGGTATGTTTTTTCTGCCACAGCAGGAGCTGCTTAGAAATCAGATAAAGAAACGATTTGAAGTTATCATAGAAAAAGAAGGATTAAATTTCCTTGGCTGGCGGGAAGTGCCTACCCGTAATGATGTCCTGGGAAATCGCGCTTTGGAGTGCAAGCCTGCCATCTATCAGGCTTTCGTAGGCAGACCAAGAAATTTAAAACCTGGCATTGAGTTTGACAGGAAATTATATGTTGCCAGAAGAATATTTGAGAATAGTAACGATAACGAGTCTAACGACACCTATGTATGTTCTCTTTCAAGCAGAACTATTGTATATAAGGGCATGTTTCTTGTAAAACAGCTAAGAATGTTTTATCTGGATTTACAGGAAAAAGATTATATCTCGGCTATTGCTATTGTTCATTCCAGATTCTCTACAAATACCATGCCTTCTTGGGAAAAGGCACATCCAAACCGTTACATTGTGCACAATGGAGAAATAAATACCATTCGTGGAAATGTAAATAAAATGCTGTCCAGAGAAGAAAATATGCATTCAGATGCCTTAGGACAGGATTTTTACAGAGTTCTTCCAGTAGTACCAAAGTGGGGTTCAGACTCCGCCATGCTAGACAATACTTTAGAATTTTTATATATGTCCGGTATGGATTTCCCAAAGGCAGTAATGCTATGCATTCCAGAGCCTTGGTGCAATGACAGAAACATGCGTCAGAAGAAGAAAGATTTTTATTTATATCATGGAACCATGATGGAGCCTTGGGATGGACCGGCTTCTATTGTCTTCAGTGATGGAGATATTGTAGGGGCTGTTCTGGACAGAAATGGATTAAGACCATCCAGATACTACATAACCAAGGATGGAAACTTAATTCTGTCTTCGGAGGTAGGGGTTTTGGATATTCTGCCGGAAGAAATCGAAGTGAAAGAGCGACTGAGACCTGGCAGAATGCTACTTGTAGACACAAAATCAGGAAAATTAATAAATGATAAAGATTTGAAAGATTATTATGCAGGAAGTCAGCCTTATGGTGAATGGCTGGAAAATAATTTAGTGCATCTAAAGGAATTACAGATTCCGAATCAGAGAGTTCCCTTTTATAAAAACCAGGAACTTGCCAAAATGCAAAAAGCTTTCGGTTATTCATACGAAGATGTTATAGATTACTTAAAGCCGATGGCTTTAACTGGAAATGAGCCTGTAATCGCCATGGGTGCAGACACCCCATTGGCTGCGTTGTCTGAAAAGCATCCTCCGCTTTTCAACTATTTTAAGCAACTTTTTGCCCAGGTTACTAATCCGCCTATTGATGCCATCAGGGAAGAAATCGTAACATCAACATACAGCTATTTAGGGAAGGACGGCAATTTGCTGAATGATGTTCCAGAGAATTGCAGGCTTCTTTCTGTGAGAAACCCTATTTTAACCAATACTGACTTACTGAAAATTAAAAATATGAAGGCAGAAGGCTTTAAAGTGGCCACGGTTTCAATAAATTATTATAAGGGAACTTCTTTGGAAAAAGCTGTGAATAATGTGTTCATACAAATCGACAGAGCTTTAAAAGATGGTGCTAATATAATCATTTTATCAGACCGAGATGTGGATGAATTCAGTGTACCAATTCCATCTCTTCTGGCTGTTTCTGCAGTACAGCAGTACTTAGTAAGAAACAGAAAGCGTATGTCTTTATCTCTGGTGCTTGAAAGTGGTGAACCTAGAGAAGTTCATCATTTCGCAACATTACTTGGTTATGGAGCAAGTGCCATTAACCCTTATCTGGCTCAGGATACAATCAAACAAATGATAGAGGATAATATCCTGGAAAAAGATTATTATGCGGCCGTGAATGATTATGCAGAAGGTATTCTTCACGGAATAGTAAAGATTGCTTCTAAAATGGGTATTTCTACTATTCAATCCTATCAGGGATCACAAATATTTGAAGCTGTAGGCATTAGTAAAGAAGTGATTAATAAATATTTTACCAATACTGTAAGCAGAGTGGGTGGAATCACCTTAAAGGAAATAGAGGAACAGATTAATACAAGACATTCCAGGGCTTTTGATCCCCTAGGATTAAACCAGGATTATGTTCTGGATAGTCTGGGGGACATAAAGTACGAAGCGGAGAAGAAGAGCACTTATATAACCCTCAAACGATTCATTTACTTCAGATGGCGACGAGAACTGGTGATTACAAGCTGTTTAAAGAATATACCAGAATGA
- the rplT gene encoding 50S ribosomal protein L20 encodes MARVKKGVNAHKRHKKILKLARGFYGQKSKVFRAANPAVMRSLRSAYIGRKNKKREYRRLWIARINAGARMNDISYSRLMDGLKKSGVEINRKMLSEMAIYDAAAFTQLCDTAKKAVK; translated from the coding sequence ATGGCAAGAGTAAAAAAGGGCGTTAATGCTCATAAAAGACATAAGAAAATATTAAAGTTAGCAAGAGGTTTCTACGGACAGAAGAGCAAGGTATTTAGAGCTGCAAATCCTGCAGTTATGCGTTCACTTCGTTCTGCATATATTGGAAGAAAGAACAAAAAGAGAGAATACAGAAGACTTTGGATCGCAAGAATCAATGCTGGTGCAAGAATGAATGATATTTCATACAGCAGATTAATGGACGGTCTGAAGAAGTCAGGTGTTGAAATCAACAGAAAAATGCTTTCTGAAATGGCTATCTATGACGCAGCTGCATTTACACAGTTATGTGACACTGCAAAGAAGGCAGTAAAATAA
- a CDS encoding ANTAR domain-containing response regulator: protein MEKILLVTRNTKSKDALLDYLVNDLNQTVETADSVESGKQKLSESTFDLIIVNYPLDSNTDASFSIYCAQSTSAGVIALLKSREIDALSERLEKHGIIVINKPVLKVVLNQAIKFAELSKNRVMTLNEENLKLQDKIVQMKLVNRAKWVLIQYLNMTEGQAHKYIEQQAMERRMSKKKIAEKILKMYEH from the coding sequence TTGGAAAAAATATTGCTTGTTACAAGAAATACCAAAAGTAAAGATGCCCTATTAGATTATCTGGTAAATGATTTAAATCAAACTGTAGAAACTGCCGATAGTGTTGAATCTGGAAAGCAGAAACTGTCTGAGTCCACCTTTGATTTAATCATAGTAAATTATCCTCTTGATTCCAACACCGATGCTTCTTTTTCTATCTACTGCGCCCAAAGTACTTCTGCTGGAGTTATAGCACTTTTAAAAAGTAGGGAAATCGATGCACTGTCTGAACGTCTGGAAAAACACGGAATCATTGTTATTAATAAACCTGTTTTAAAAGTAGTTCTTAATCAGGCGATAAAATTCGCTGAACTCTCTAAAAACAGAGTAATGACCCTAAATGAAGAAAACCTGAAGCTTCAGGATAAAATTGTCCAGATGAAACTGGTAAACAGAGCAAAATGGGTTTTAATCCAATATCTTAATATGACCGAAGGCCAGGCCCACAAATACATTGAACAGCAGGCAATGGAAAGACGAATGTCAAAGAAAAAAATAGCCGAAAAAATTTTAAAAATGTATGAACATTAA
- the rpmI gene encoding 50S ribosomal protein L35 — translation MAKNKMKSHRGASKRFKLTGTGKVKRNKAYKSHILTKKCAKRKRGLRKATLLGSADHKRIKAVLDK, via the coding sequence ATGGCTAAAAATAAGATGAAATCTCATAGAGGCGCAAGCAAGAGATTTAAATTAACAGGTACAGGAAAAGTAAAGAGAAATAAGGCATACAAGAGCCATATTCTTACTAAGAAATGTGCAAAGAGAAAAAGAGGATTAAGAAAGGCAACTCTTCTTGGTAGCGCAGATCACAAGAGAATTAAAGCTGTATTAGATAAATAG
- a CDS encoding glutamine synthetase III family protein: protein MKEVLDAITEGKSEVPARNRKMGIGVQVLPDFKKDTTDRNRTSPFAFTGSRFEFRMPGSTTSVACPSYMLNTIVADALMEIANKLADSSDIKTDAINLVKEIYIKHKRIVFNGNNYSDEWVKEAESRGLLNLKSAVEAYPHFTDKKNLELFKRHHIFNEIEATARQEILYEEYCKLVNIEALTMLDMINKDILPAVSSYVKDLSDVVMSKKAISEDVPCEMEKNLIVNLSSACDCLYAKAGTLDQYLLEVNTIEEISDAANYFCAKVLPAMNELRAITDELETITAAKYWPMPTYGSLLFT from the coding sequence TTGAAAGAGGTTCTGGATGCAATAACTGAAGGAAAATCAGAAGTACCTGCAAGAAACCGTAAAATGGGTATTGGTGTTCAGGTTCTTCCTGACTTTAAAAAAGACACTACAGACAGGAACAGAACTTCTCCTTTTGCCTTTACAGGCAGTCGTTTTGAGTTCCGTATGCCAGGTTCCACCACATCTGTTGCGTGCCCTTCTTATATGTTAAACACGATTGTAGCAGATGCCCTGATGGAAATAGCCAACAAGCTTGCTGATTCTTCCGATATTAAAACGGATGCTATTAATCTTGTCAAGGAAATATATATAAAACATAAACGGATTGTCTTCAATGGTAATAACTATTCTGACGAGTGGGTTAAAGAAGCTGAGAGCAGAGGCCTTCTAAACTTAAAATCAGCAGTTGAAGCATACCCACATTTTACTGACAAAAAGAATCTTGAATTATTTAAAAGGCACCACATTTTCAACGAAATTGAAGCTACAGCCAGACAGGAAATCTTATATGAAGAATACTGTAAATTAGTTAACATCGAAGCACTTACCATGCTTGACATGATTAACAAAGATATTCTTCCTGCTGTTTCATCTTATGTAAAAGATTTATCTGATGTAGTAATGAGTAAAAAGGCTATTTCAGAAGATGTTCCATGCGAAATGGAAAAAAACCTGATTGTTAATCTGTCCTCAGCCTGTGACTGTTTATATGCAAAAGCCGGCACTCTGGACCAGTATTTACTTGAAGTAAATACTATTGAAGAAATAAGTGATGCTGCAAATTATTTCTGTGCTAAAGTACTTCCGGCCATGAACGAGTTACGTGCTATAACTGACGAACTTGAAACAATTACTGCAGCAAAATACTGGCCTATGCCAACTTATGGTTCGCTTCTTTTTACTTAA
- a CDS encoding glutamine synthetase III, which produces MNKISELFGSMVFNDAVMREKLPKDTYKALQSHIDKGTPLSMETANVIASAMKDWALEHGATHFTHWFQPMTGITAEKHDSFISPTEGGGIVMNFSGKELIKGEPDASSFPSGGIRATFEARGYTNWDPSSYAFIKENTLCIPTAFCSYGGEALDKKTPLLRSMEAIEKQALRILQLLGNNSVRRVITTVGPEQEYFLVSKELYEKRKDLIYCGRTLLGAKPPKRQELEDHYFGAIKPKVNEFMEELDQELWKLGVLANTEHNEVAPAQHELAPIFSSLNVAADHNQLTMELMKKIAGKHGLVCLLHEKPFAGINGSGKHINWSLATDMGENLLKPGKNPIENIQFLLFLSAVIKAVDEYQDLLRVSVASPSNDHRLGGMKLLLLLFPCSWGMI; this is translated from the coding sequence ATGAATAAGATTTCAGAACTATTTGGCAGCATGGTTTTCAATGATGCTGTTATGAGAGAAAAATTACCAAAAGATACTTATAAAGCTCTTCAGTCCCATATTGATAAAGGAACACCTTTATCAATGGAGACTGCTAATGTTATCGCAAGTGCCATGAAAGATTGGGCCTTAGAACATGGTGCCACTCATTTTACCCATTGGTTCCAACCCATGACAGGCATAACTGCTGAAAAGCACGATAGTTTTATTTCCCCTACAGAAGGCGGAGGAATTGTGATGAATTTCTCTGGTAAAGAATTAATTAAAGGTGAACCGGATGCATCAAGTTTCCCTTCTGGCGGTATCCGTGCTACTTTTGAAGCAAGAGGTTATACAAACTGGGATCCAAGTTCATATGCTTTTATTAAAGAAAATACCCTTTGCATACCAACTGCATTCTGTTCTTATGGTGGCGAAGCCCTGGATAAGAAAACTCCATTGCTGCGTTCCATGGAAGCTATTGAAAAGCAGGCACTAAGAATTCTCCAGCTACTTGGAAATAATTCTGTAAGAAGAGTTATTACTACTGTAGGACCAGAACAGGAATATTTCCTTGTTTCAAAAGAACTTTATGAAAAACGTAAAGATTTAATCTATTGCGGCAGAACACTACTTGGTGCAAAACCTCCAAAAAGACAGGAACTGGAAGATCATTATTTTGGAGCGATTAAACCAAAAGTAAACGAATTTATGGAAGAGCTGGACCAGGAGCTTTGGAAGCTTGGTGTTCTTGCAAATACTGAACATAATGAAGTTGCTCCTGCACAGCACGAACTGGCTCCAATCTTCTCAAGTTTAAATGTTGCGGCAGACCATAACCAGTTAACCATGGAATTAATGAAAAAAATCGCAGGCAAACACGGTCTTGTGTGTTTATTACATGAAAAGCCTTTTGCAGGGATCAATGGCAGCGGTAAGCATATTAACTGGTCACTTGCAACAGACATGGGCGAAAACCTGTTAAAACCGGGAAAAAATCCTATTGAAAATATCCAGTTTTTACTATTCCTAAGTGCCGTGATTAAAGCCGTGGATGAATATCAGGATCTACTAAGAGTGTCTGTGGCCAGTCCAAGTAACGACCACCGTCTTGGGGGCATGAAGCTCCTCCTGCTATTATTTCCATGTTCCTGGGGGATGATTTGA
- a CDS encoding sigma-E processing peptidase SpoIIGA: protein MEIYGEYLFAENFLMGILILYLSSKIANLPTSKKRLIAGGMLCGVFSFIIFVQNIGILLGILVKVLFSLLLAYVAFDRKIFKGTILIYIVSAFMGGMTIIILYIIRIRGMTNNAVLYVGDITYMNVVFGAVVSYIIIMAFSKIITAKQLKERIFTDITIEIEGHTVTHRALIDSGNFLKEPLSGKAVAIISKSAAAKLKSMENIDFSKRYCLVPYNSIGMKNGILEGYRVDNAYVNNKALGSIIVAVYNMEFCKLGEEEYQMLLSKDFLLGGVA from the coding sequence GTGGAGATATACGGAGAATACTTATTTGCCGAGAACTTTCTTATGGGAATTCTTATTTTATACTTATCAAGTAAAATAGCTAACTTACCAACTAGTAAGAAGAGGTTAATTGCAGGAGGCATGCTATGTGGTGTCTTTTCCTTTATAATATTTGTCCAAAACATAGGTATCCTGTTAGGAATCTTAGTTAAAGTTTTGTTTTCGCTGCTTTTGGCTTATGTAGCATTTGACAGGAAGATATTTAAAGGAACAATACTTATATATATCGTATCGGCTTTCATGGGTGGAATGACCATTATAATATTGTACATAATCAGAATAAGAGGAATGACTAATAATGCAGTTCTTTATGTAGGGGATATAACCTATATGAATGTTGTTTTTGGTGCAGTAGTATCGTACATCATTATCATGGCATTTTCTAAAATTATTACGGCAAAACAACTTAAAGAACGAATATTTACTGATATTACAATAGAAATAGAGGGACATACCGTAACCCATAGAGCACTTATTGATTCCGGAAATTTTCTGAAAGAGCCGTTATCAGGGAAAGCAGTTGCTATTATCAGCAAGTCTGCGGCAGCAAAGCTTAAAAGTATGGAAAACATTGATTTCAGTAAAAGATATTGCTTAGTACCGTATAACAGCATTGGCATGAAAAACGGAATTTTGGAGGGATACAGAGTGGATAATGCATATGTAAACAACAAAGCTCTGGGGAGTATTATAGTAGCTGTATATAATATGGAATTTTGTAAGCTGGGAGAAGAAGAATATCAGATGCTGTTAAGTAAAGACTTTTTATTGGGAGGAGTAGCATAA
- a CDS encoding AAA family ATPase translates to MKNKLNKFTGSNDYVVSKELMNAVNVAIALKKPLLIKGEPGTGKTMLAESIAKAMNMKLLVWSIKSTTKAQEGLYVYDTVQRLYDSQFGEGDVSDIKQYIKLGKMGEAFDSEEQVVLLIDEIDKADLEFPNDLLWELDKMEFYINETKETIKTKNRPIVIITSNAEKELPDAFLRRCIFHYIEFPTKDKMEEIIKVHFGDIDKNLAEAAMNAFYQIREMKDIQKKPSTSELLDWLQALMISGISIDKITKEIPYVGVLLKKNQDIDIMYEIKERGYSLKRW, encoded by the coding sequence ATGAAAAATAAATTAAATAAATTTACTGGCAGCAACGATTATGTAGTGTCAAAAGAACTGATGAATGCGGTAAACGTTGCCATTGCGTTAAAAAAACCTTTACTAATTAAAGGAGAACCGGGAACCGGCAAAACCATGCTGGCAGAGTCTATAGCCAAGGCTATGAACATGAAGCTGTTGGTTTGGAGTATTAAATCCACTACCAAGGCGCAGGAAGGACTTTATGTGTATGATACAGTCCAGAGACTCTATGACAGTCAATTTGGTGAGGGGGATGTCTCTGATATAAAACAGTATATTAAGCTTGGAAAAATGGGTGAGGCTTTTGATTCAGAAGAGCAGGTGGTTTTGTTAATTGATGAAATTGATAAAGCAGATTTAGAGTTTCCAAATGACCTTCTATGGGAGTTGGATAAAATGGAGTTTTATATTAATGAAACAAAAGAAACCATTAAAACTAAGAACAGACCAATCGTTATTATTACTTCAAATGCGGAAAAGGAACTGCCGGATGCTTTTTTAAGAAGGTGTATATTTCATTATATAGAATTTCCTACGAAGGATAAAATGGAAGAAATAATAAAGGTTCACTTTGGTGATATAGATAAAAATCTGGCAGAGGCAGCCATGAATGCGTTCTATCAGATCAGGGAAATGAAGGATATTCAGAAAAAACCCAGCACCTCTGAGCTTCTTGACTGGTTACAGGCTCTTATGATAAGTGGTATTTCAATAGATAAAATCACAAAGGAAATACCTTATGTTGGTGTACTATTAAAAAAGAATCAGGACATTGATATAATGTATGAGATTAAGGAAAGAGGATACTCACTAAAAAGGTGGTAA
- the lexA gene encoding transcriptional repressor LexA, producing the protein MEQLKEREQRILEYMKKEISQKGYPPTVREICSALNIKSTSTVHKDIENLELKGFLKKDPSKPRALMIVDSESSEKIKSDNHEIKDTVYHDTERIDVIDIPVVGRIAAGTPILAEQNIEESFPIPSRFAGKGTNFMLTVKGESMIEAGIFDGDYILVEQQNTAKNGEIVVAMIDGFESEATVKTFYKETDHIRLQPENSSMSPIIVKEVKILGKVKGVFRYF; encoded by the coding sequence ATGGAACAGCTAAAAGAGAGAGAACAGCGAATACTTGAGTATATGAAAAAAGAAATCAGTCAAAAAGGATATCCACCTACAGTAAGAGAAATCTGCTCCGCCTTGAATATTAAATCAACGTCTACAGTTCACAAGGATATTGAAAACCTGGAGCTGAAAGGCTTCCTAAAAAAAGACCCATCTAAGCCCCGTGCATTGATGATAGTAGATTCGGAGTCAAGTGAAAAAATCAAATCGGATAATCATGAAATAAAAGATACAGTTTACCATGATACAGAAAGAATTGATGTTATTGATATACCGGTAGTGGGAAGGATAGCAGCAGGTACCCCCATACTGGCAGAACAAAATATCGAAGAGTCCTTTCCAATCCCCTCCAGATTTGCAGGCAAAGGCACCAATTTCATGCTGACAGTAAAGGGTGAAAGTATGATAGAAGCAGGTATTTTTGACGGAGATTATATATTGGTTGAGCAGCAAAATACTGCGAAAAATGGAGAAATCGTAGTAGCCATGATAGATGGATTTGAGAGTGAAGCCACTGTTAAAACTTTTTATAAAGAAACAGATCATATCAGGCTGCAGCCAGAGAACTCCAGTATGAGTCCTATTATTGTCAAGGAAGTGAAGATATTGGGCAAAGTAAAAGGTGTATTTCGATATTTTTAA
- a CDS encoding vWA domain-containing protein produces the protein MFLEFFYLLRARGLAVSLNEWMSLVEALDLGLAECSLMSFYHLCRSVLIKSEADYDKFDAVFAEYFKGIESPEELPEEFWRWLHEDTRERDLNDRPVPEEALMELEELLKRFQERIQEQKEQHNGGNYWIGTGGTSRMGHGGYNNQGIRTGGTGRHKSAVQVAGERNFKDFRQDNILDIRQFQMAFRKLRQFSARVEGAKTELDVDGTIDETCHNAGRLKLVFDKPRKNTIKLLLLFDSDGSMMPYGRLCNRLFQAVSKSSHFKDLKVYYFHNCIYDQLYTTPYCRKGEWVNTDWVLANLDSEYKVILVGDGTMAPSELLRPGGNSVFSLYNEEPGIEWLKKFKRRYKKQIWLNPIQKEDWEFVYGSYTLGIIKEVFPMFELTIDGLEEGIRRLLVR, from the coding sequence ATGTTTTTGGAATTTTTCTATTTATTAAGAGCAAGAGGGCTTGCAGTATCCCTGAATGAATGGATGTCTCTTGTAGAGGCATTGGATTTAGGATTAGCAGAATGCAGCCTGATGAGTTTTTACCATCTGTGCAGAAGTGTTTTGATAAAAAGTGAAGCAGATTATGACAAATTTGATGCAGTTTTCGCAGAGTATTTTAAGGGCATTGAAAGCCCAGAGGAATTGCCAGAAGAATTCTGGAGGTGGCTTCATGAAGATACAAGAGAACGGGACCTGAATGACAGGCCTGTGCCAGAGGAAGCTTTAATGGAGCTTGAAGAACTGTTAAAAAGATTCCAGGAAAGAATTCAAGAGCAAAAAGAACAGCACAATGGTGGAAACTATTGGATTGGCACTGGCGGAACCTCCCGAATGGGGCATGGAGGGTATAATAACCAGGGAATCCGCACTGGAGGCACAGGCCGGCACAAGTCCGCAGTGCAAGTGGCTGGAGAACGGAATTTTAAAGATTTCAGGCAGGATAACATTTTAGACATCAGACAGTTTCAGATGGCATTCAGAAAGCTGAGGCAGTTTTCTGCCCGGGTAGAAGGTGCTAAAACGGAACTAGATGTAGACGGAACTATTGACGAGACCTGTCATAATGCGGGAAGGTTGAAGCTGGTATTTGATAAACCAAGAAAGAACACAATAAAACTGTTACTGCTCTTTGATTCGGATGGTTCTATGATGCCTTACGGAAGATTGTGCAACAGGCTGTTTCAGGCGGTAAGTAAATCCAGTCATTTTAAGGATTTAAAAGTGTATTATTTTCATAACTGTATATATGATCAGCTCTATACTACGCCATACTGCCGAAAAGGAGAATGGGTAAATACTGACTGGGTTCTTGCTAATCTGGACAGTGAGTATAAAGTAATTCTTGTAGGTGATGGGACAATGGCGCCCTCTGAATTGTTACGGCCTGGTGGAAATTCAGTTTTTAGCCTGTATAATGAGGAACCTGGTATAGAGTGGTTAAAGAAATTTAAAAGGCGCTATAAGAAACAGATTTGGTTGAATCCAATACAAAAGGAAGATTGGGAATTTGTATATGGGAGTTATACCCTTGGAATCATAAAAGAGGTTTTTCCTATGTTTGAACTTACTATAGATGGTCTTGAAGAAGGAATCAGAAGACTTTTAGTAAGGTAG
- the infC gene encoding translation initiation factor IF-3 — protein sequence MFCGAGTVVSAYFICRRCKNISKENLINEEIRDKELRVIDNDGTQLGIISLEEALALANEKKLDLVNISPNANPPVCKILDYGKYRYELQKREKEAKKKQKITSVKEIRLSTFIEVHDIQVKANTAIKFLKDGDRVKVSLRFKGREKDYASKGLDVMNRFADSVASVGTIEKKPEFEGRSLIMIVAPKTDK from the coding sequence GTGTTTTGTGGAGCGGGTACTGTAGTATCCGCTTATTTTATTTGCAGGAGGTGCAAGAACATTAGCAAGGAAAATCTGATCAACGAAGAAATTCGTGACAAGGAATTAAGAGTTATCGACAATGATGGAACGCAGCTTGGAATTATAAGTCTTGAAGAAGCCTTAGCGTTAGCTAATGAAAAAAAGCTTGACTTAGTAAATATTTCACCAAATGCTAACCCGCCAGTTTGTAAGATTCTTGATTACGGTAAGTACCGTTATGAACTTCAAAAAAGAGAAAAGGAAGCAAAGAAGAAGCAGAAGATTACTTCAGTAAAAGAAATTCGTTTAAGTACATTTATTGAGGTGCATGACATTCAGGTTAAAGCTAATACTGCGATAAAGTTCCTTAAGGACGGAGACAGGGTTAAAGTCAGTTTGAGGTTTAAAGGAAGAGAAAAGGATTATGCAAGCAAGGGTTTAGATGTTATGAACCGGTTTGCGGATTCAGTGGCTTCTGTAGGTACAATTGAGAAAAAGCCTGAGTTTGAAGGCAGAAGTTTGATTATGATTGTTGCACCTAAAACAGATAAATAG
- the sigE gene encoding RNA polymerase sporulation sigma factor SigE, with protein sequence MNWNIKQWVLEQISTLIKRLSITKSDEIFYIGGTEVLPPPLNSDEEKNLLEEFSKGSEDARAILIERNLRLVVYIAKKFEGSKINIEDLISIGTIGLIKAVNTFNADKNIKLATYASRCIENEILMYIRRNNKIKSEVSFDEPLNVDWDGNELLLSDILGTENDVVYGHIEEEVNRKLLIYALKKLNNREKQIMEMRFGLISGREMTQKEVADKMGISQSYISRLEKKIINRLRREIKKLG encoded by the coding sequence ATGAACTGGAATATAAAACAATGGGTGTTAGAACAAATTTCGACACTGATTAAAAGACTGAGTATCACTAAGTCGGACGAAATTTTCTATATTGGAGGGACTGAGGTATTACCGCCACCACTCAACAGTGATGAAGAGAAGAACCTGTTGGAAGAGTTTTCTAAGGGCAGTGAGGATGCAAGAGCCATACTGATTGAAAGAAATTTAAGATTAGTGGTTTATATAGCAAAGAAATTTGAAGGGTCCAAGATAAATATTGAAGATCTCATATCAATTGGCACAATTGGTCTGATAAAAGCTGTTAATACATTTAACGCTGATAAAAATATAAAGCTGGCTACATATGCTTCAAGATGCATCGAAAATGAAATACTGATGTATATCAGAAGGAATAATAAAATAAAAAGTGAAGTATCCTTTGATGAACCTTTAAATGTGGACTGGGATGGAAACGAATTACTTTTATCCGATATTTTAGGAACAGAGAATGATGTAGTATATGGACATATAGAAGAGGAAGTTAACCGTAAGCTTTTAATATATGCACTGAAAAAGTTAAATAACAGGGAGAAACAGATTATGGAAATGAGGTTTGGGCTGATTAGCGGCAGGGAAATGACCCAGAAAGAAGTAGCTGATAAAATGGGAATTTCCCAATCCTATATATCCAGGCTTGAAAAAAAGATAATTAACAGGCTGAGAAGGGAAATAAAGAAATTAGGTTAA